ACCACTGAGGACCTGGTAGAGTCACCCTGCTCAGTTTTACTCTGCTCAGTTAGCAACATTACCCGACATGAAAACACCGGAGCAGCAGAGACTAACTCTTCGCGGCAGCCAAGCTGACCACGGCAGGAGATTCACGGTGTTTATGAAGGGAAACTGAACACGACGGAGTGATTGTcgaggctttttttttgttccttaaCGTTCCCAACGGCGCACCAAACACCTCCTGTAGTTCCCTGAAAGCCAgacaagaaaacagaaaacGTTAAGTACAGGAGGCCGCCCATATTTAGGGTTAGAAGAGACACCCCGCGAAATGATGGCGCTGTCTCCGGGTCTATATAGGCTGACGCGTGACGTCATTGCTGGTCACCGTGGTGTACCTAAACAACGCGCAGCACCGTAATACTCCAGTTAGACcatggatagatagatattaAATGTACTAAAATCTCGTTTAATCTTTGTAAAAACCATCATCTACTTATACTTTTCTTGATTATTTTCATGCTATTTTATTCTTAAACTCTTCACTTTGCAAGCTACTTATGATTAAGaaacaaggaaaacatgttGAAGTTAATAGATCTAATAGATCAATAATCCATCAGCTGGTTTTAACTGACTTAGTGACCAATTACGTGGTTTATCATTTCTGCAGACAATTCAATGCAAAAAGGAAGTCCTGGCAGTGTAGTCTGCAGCTCTGTAAGTGACCAAATGTATACAAGGACCAAGATAGGTCCTAGTCTTGATGTAGACTAGTAGTCTTGAATGTTCAACACTCTCTGAAAATCATAGTGTGATGCTAAAATAAACTCTAAACATCAACTAGGAATATGTTGCTTTCAAAATATGGTTGTGAAGAAATCCAAACCATCAATTAAATCACCAAGAACTTTCAAACAAAAGTTACCTACCAGAGTCTGCTTACTAAATATGGTTTACATTGTTTGTACGATTTGACTTTTCCTTCCGAGCTCACAAAatgatatttgtattgtttctgtctttgtttatcAGTGGTTTTAACTGACAAGGTTGAGAAAGAATATCAAAACACATTGTATTTCTAATTTGGCTGAGTAGTTGATCCCTGAGGCTAAACTAGTAAACAATTTTAAGAGGCTGAAATAAACAGCCATCAGAAATGTATCCCAACAGTAACGATGCCAGAGTAaaaacttttccttttttattttctcctctcttcttagaatttaaaatgttcactaTGGCATGGAGGAAAGATTGCAAGCGATTATACCATCACAATCTATGGTAACGGACATAACATACTAACCTGATATTCATTATTGTGGACAGATAATTGGTACAGTGTGATCTCACAGCATAGAGAGTCCACTAGAGGTGACAGTCATCCTCGCAGAGCCCAGCGGTCATCTTCAGGCCACATGAGGATAAGCAGGGCGGTCCTGGGTGGAGGACTTACCATCAACATCCTGCCAGACAACACGACACGTGTAGTGGTGAGAGCTGCACCGCAGTGTTTTATGACTGTAATGGTTTGTGGCATAGATTATGTATTTGgcttttgacatgttttatttgttttagttgGAGTTAAACACTGCCCTATTTTGGAAATAGAGTTTACTAATTTCCACTCACTAGGAGAGGTCTATGACGGCATATGATTTAACAATGCGCAGAGTGAACTCTTGATGCCTGTATGACATATTTCTTAAAAAACAGTCACACTATTACAACGTCTAatcctctgtgtttttcttttgtggaAGGAGGATTCTGGGAAATATTACACATGGCGTAGCTTTGGCCCAGAAGACCAGCACTCACAAGAACGATGGGTAGATATGAGGGACGTCCGGCATGGTCAAGTTAGAGTCCATGGCATTCTGTCGAATTCATACAAACAGGCTGTGGTGagtaaaacagacaaaaaacacaagcatATTCTTACTTTTTCTGTAGGTTATTAGTAAAtggtatacaaataaatatatcgTCTGTGCAAATTTGCCTTTTATATCTGTAATCAAATCCTCTGCAACTGAGCTATACCAAGACAACTGTTGTGCTTAGTGATAGTCTTGCAATAATCATATGGCTGGTTATTAACGgttataaataacaatacatataaacaaaaagtgtagcatttctttctcttctcattAACATAATATATAAAGGGATAATTTAAGATATGACACATTTTATATGACACATTTGGTAGATATGAAACATTTGGTATGACATAGGCTATATGGAAACTGGGATCTTGGGGGATCTCTTCATCTGCAGTCAAATGCTGTACCAGTGGCATAAACCCCTATGACAAGCTTCTTTTTACTAACATTGGTGGCATGGTATATTTAATTGGAATGAAAATCAATCAGTAAAATAagattattttcagtcttttttttttttgagttaGAATAcatttgtctccttttttaaatgtcataccACAGCTATAAAGTCAGCGTTGAACTGGGGACCACATGCTCTGCAGTGAAATGCTTTACAGCAAAGTTTAAGATAATGAATCgaaattgttttataaataacatataaacacattcaaagagAAGACCTCCACATATATGCAAAATGTGTGCAACACCAATGTATCTGTATTTAAAGGACCTGTGTCCTTGTGACATATTGGTAGATAGTTACTGACTGTGCACTtagtaaatacaaacaattataTCCTTCCAGACTGACATTCATTGACAACTGTTACAGGGATATATAGCTGAGTGCTGACTGGTGATCGAGACATCCAAAGTTTAAATCTGGTGCCCCCTACATGTGAAATTATGCAGCACGTACCGCACAAGTGCAGCTACATTTCAAGTGCAGTCTGCAGTCAGAGCTCTACCACTGAGCTAAACCCCCTATCCTAGTAACAGGGTGATAGTACTCTAACCATATGAAAAACAGGGGACATCCAATTATGTGCAAAATGTATGATACACCAATACATCTGGTCTATCCATAGAATCTGGACACACATTGGGATTTATCCAGATACCTGTTTTACTGAAGCTATGCAAGGGATTTTCCAAGTTTAGCAATAAAACGTTATCTTTTCTATGTCCTTGATTAAATCGagtgcaacaaaaacaagcacacaatCAGCTACTGATTCTACATTTGTCAAATGAGAAAATCCCAACATTTTCTCCAAATACTGTATTTTAGGATATGTCAGGATGGAGTTCAGATTGTAATATAAGGTAGGGGAGCCAATTGACCAGGGAAATATCGACACTTGCCAAGCGCTTTAGGCCTGCCAGAGGCTGTCCTTTGTTGTCCAAGACCTGGCACCTGAGCCAGACATACATCTCACTTTAATATAAAAAGATGTAGTGGATCcaacacaggaaaggaaaatTCCTAAACgctaaaaaaatatgtaattgaaAAAATGGATTCTCCATTTGGAAAGATctttaaatgaaacatgttcAGGTTACATAGTTTAGgagaaaactatttaaaattaaattatacatattttaaactaAGAATAAGGcaggtgtttttattatattaaataaggGTGATCATTGTTATCAATGGTAACAGCAGGGCCAGTATTCCCTTTGCTCTTTTGAATTTTGATGCTCATAATGGAGAATATTTGTTTTGAGAAATTCACACTCTGCTACCTTAATGACCTGCTCCTACGTAGCCAAGTTGTGTCTATGCTTTAAAAAGATCATTGCAGTTGTTACATCAGATCTTATGCTGAGCAAAGTGTTAGTCACAGCTGTCTGCTTTTAGGAGCCAGAGCCTGCTAACGCAAACAAGTGCCTGTTCTTATACAAACATTAAATGTGATAACAATATGTTGGGAAGTCATGGGGGTATAGCTCAGTGGTAGAGCATTTGACTGCAGATCAAGAGGCCCCCGGTTCAAATCCGGGTGCCCCCTCATTTTCAGTATAGACTGAATATTTGGAAAATACATTCAGTCAATTTGGTTTCATGTCAAGTGTTCTTACACGCATTATCACATTATTTCAGTTGACTTACAATGGCAAATTTGGTGTCACTTAGTTGTTAATGGTGAGTGTTTGCTTTTAATGCTGCAGGACAGTGGACAGTAATGCGGATAACAATGACATTAAAGCACCAACACAGGATTACTTGCTGGATTGTTTTCTGTAATTCCCCAAAGTGTGTGTAGGCAATTTGAAATGGGGTACTGACAAAATGTTGCTGCTTCTAAATAGATATTAGGCTGTTGACCTTAAGGATTATGACAACACTCTGTACATAAAGGTGTTGGTGGAGTACCTAAATGAGTGGTGCTCTACCCTACAATGAGGGTAATCAAACAAAACATAGCTTTTTGCAGCATCTTTATTCTATCTCAATACAAtacaaacttgtttttcttccttattCTCCTTGAAGACATTAAAAGGATGCTTAGTACTGTAAAAAagcaactttaaaatgttagcCCAGTGCCTCATTTTCTCCCTGACTGCTTCTATCCACTCTCTTTGCAGAGGGTTGCCCTGTCGTTTGACTTCCCTTTTTACGGACACTACCTGAGGCAGATCACCATAGCAACTGGAGGTacgtttttttcattttataacaGATGTGACCTTTCCTGAATGTGTTCAGAGTGGAGAAGTGTTTTGCAGATCATACTCAaaatcttaaatatttatccatCTGGCCATGTTCAGGCTTTATCTTCACAGGGGACATTACTCACCGTATGCTGACGGCAACACAGTACATTGCCCCTCTTATGGCAAATTTTGATCCCAGCTACGCTACAGAATCCACTGTGCAATATCTGGACAATGGTAAGATACAACCACATATCTGAACATGATTGCCCGGTAACATGTCTGACTATTTTTGGACGTTCCCTGTCTTCAGGTGAGGTGTTTGTGGTCCAGTGGGATCGGGTCAGACTCCTGGGAAAAGAGTCAGGAGGAGCTTTTACGTTTCAGGCTGCACTTCACAAAACAGGAACCATCACATTCAGCTACCGAGATGTGAGACACATCTCTTCTCTGCTCTCAGTAGCTTTCCAAAATTGTGCTCTTTCATATTGCTGCATGCATAAGCGGTACCcgtttttgtctgtttgtcagatACCTCTGGCTTTAGATGTGATTGGTTCAGCTGAGCATCCAATAAAGGCTGGTTTGTCTGATGCCTTTATGGTCACGCCAGTTTCTCCTCAATCACCAGGTCAGCAATAAAGTGTATGCAAATGCATTACATTGATATTTGTATCTGTTATCATTATTGTGTTATCCTGCACTTTAACCAAACCAGATACGGATACTAGTGTTGACATTGACATTTAACTCTGTCCATTTAAACTCTTTATAGTGCCGCaattaacaattattttcattatcgatTCATCTGCACATTATATCCtccattgttttggtttttaatACATCATGTCAATctcagtttctcaaagtccagggtgatgtctttaaaggacttcttttatcatttcaaaaccCAAAGATTTTCGCTTTAATATGATATTTAACAGATAAAGAAGGAAATCATTTCAGAGGGTGAAATCAGCATTATTTATCTGTTGACTACAACATAAATCAATTATAAAAAGATTATGTTCTAAGTTATCTTATCATTTTTTGACTAATCATTGCAGGGCTACTTATATTAAAGACATTAACcacatattttatatacttAGTACTGTATGTGAAAACCTGGCAacaaacctgattctgattccgaTTTAGATGCCAAGCTACAGACGATTTATGAGTACCATCGGGTTGAGATAGACACTACAAAGATCACCAGCTACTCTGCTGTCGAATTCACTCCTCTGCCTAGTAAGTGATCCTTAtccgttattattattaaatatacgTTTTTATTCAATATGTTAGATTGGAATCAACATTAACACAATAAAACCTTTGTTTTCTTGTTACCTCCTTCTCCCTGATCAGCCTGCCTACAACATGATAGCTGTGAGCTCTGCCTCTCATCTAACCAAACCTCTGGTTGTAGCTGGTGCAACGTACTCCAGAGGTGAGTAGTACATTACGATAGCCTAAACCTGGGGTGTCCAAACttggccacatacagaaaaacatacaaagggctgggccactcactagaaGTGAGGTATATAGATTCATAatttaagttataagttaggaaaatcaatcaaatgtaactaaattattcttgatacttgaatatgtttttaagaaaaaaaactgcctacatcacagctctccatttTCCTTAATTTAGGTCTGAAAGTGTTGGCACCTCATTCCTAAAAACAGACACCTCAGATTAATTACAATAAGGGGAAATGTggagggtctatttcaagcttgttatgtaaatgagTAATtgaccttttttgtgttttgactttaatttcctgaatttatttgaaaagttaaCTTATTAACACTTGAATTCtattgtgtaatatattttaatatacagccctggaaaaaaacaagaggccatttcagcattattattatttttttaatttttttgtattcaacacacactggaatggctgccatacatgtagagaggaagtttaagaaaaaattggagtggtctcttgtttttttccgcggctgtatatatatatatatatatatatatatatgtgtgtaagaagtacaatataagagaGCACAAGTCTCGAGCCGCAGTTggccccgggccgtagtttggacagcCATGGCCTAAACATTTATATAGTGCTGTTTTACctttataaatatacatgtgATGCGTTTTAGGTGTTCAGATGGCATGGATAGACATAGGCAAGAATGGCTGGACTATGCCTGTTCAGAAGAGGTAATGTGGACAACAGGAATAAATATCTGCTTATTTGCCATTTTTAGGCCTCATGCATTAAATATGTTGCATTATTGTATGTGGGCAGAGCAAAAATGCAACCTGTGAGGATTACTCCGGGTTTGACAGGTTCACTGGTTCCTCTATCACACCAGAGATTGAGGATGTCACCTCACTGACTCCTCTACAGAAAGGCTGTGAATGTGAAGGTGAGGCTGAGctatttttagtatttttccCAACACATTTTGTAACTCAATAAAATTAGATTCAGCCATGAAACAAGTATGGAAATTATGGCTTTCTGTCTCCTCACAGATGAAACCAAACATCATATATTTAAGACTGGCAACGGTGAGTTAATATTTTCAGAAACAGAATgagaacaaaaaacataatatagGGACATGATAGTTAAGGCATATGAAGAGGTATAATAATGGGGCTTCAATTCTGTTACAGATGTGAGGACAGATTCTTCAACCAAGAGTGACGGGTTGGCTAACACAGGAGTGATAGCTGGAATAGCAGCTGCACTGGTTTTACTTTTGGCTATGATACTGGTAGCTCTTTACATCAACTGCCATCCGCGCATCACACTTTACCTCATACAGTGACCACTGAATATGTCCTTCGCCTGACCTGATAAAACCATGTTCTTAAttacatactttatttttttatgttaccTTTTTACCAGCAGATCATTAAGAACAAGTTCTTATTTACAAAATGGCCTGACATATACTGTATCCACATCAAACAtaatttttctgtttcttttttttagcgACGCAATAACTACTGGCCATCCTTGAAGTTTCAGAAGCAAAAGCCTGGTTACACAGAAGTGGAAGAAGAAGGTCATGATAAAGACAGCATTGTTGAAGCCAGGCCATGCTGAAATGATGGATGGAAACTTAGATATTCATATTGAACTTTTTtctacaaacaaatatatacatttgtccAAAGCCAGTTCAACTATTACATtcagattgttgttttttaagatgtCAGGTCTTCaatagcaaaaaaataaataaaaacattgttgcAACAGTTTTTGTAGATTAAAGCtgattttcatatatttaatgatttgattaaaaatgtatatctgtGGGTGTGCTtcagtttacatttttgttgcttttggtgGGAAATTTTGATAATTTGGAGTACTTCCAACTTTTGTTTTGCAAGAACACACTGTACAGTTTAATGTCTGCAGCACTTGATATTTGATTCTGAAGTACTTGATGCTGTACGTAAAAAGGGGGAACATTCTTATAGAACATGTAATGCATGAGGTATATTTAGGGATACAGACAGTACAGCCTTTTGTCAGCAGATGTCACCCTAACCAAATATATGACATGGACATCAACTAGCACACGCAGTGAACGTGGCAGATGtgtacaaatataatattgagATCACTGGATTGGTAAAGCCCCAAAAACCTGCAACAATGAAGATGATCGCATGCGTTTGCTATGCGAGCACAGATGGGAAGAGGACAGTCGTGTTAAATTTGCACAAGGGTGGATCTGGATTATAACACAGAGCTTGGACTGTGTTACAATGGTATTTGAGTCTCAGTTGAATATGCACGATTTATATGTGATGAAGTTCCTCAGAAATAATGACCAATGACAAATGATAAAAATCTTTCTTCCAAGTAATACACTGAACCTCCCACACTGCTTCTTCCCTTTCTGCTCGGACACGCGCGGtcgagggagggagggagggagagagagagagaggggggggggggagcgggAGCGCGCTTTCCGTGTCTGGTTAGTGGACTGACAGCCAGCTGTGCGGCtacaacgacaacaacaaccTCCTGGATTTTCTACATACAACTAGATTAGTGTTGGCCTGCTACTGATCATAATCGTGCACTATATCTAGTTTTTGAAGTGAGGACTTGACAGCACAAAGCTACAAGCAGTATCATCGGCGGTTTCCGTGCTAACTAGCTAGAAGAGCATTCCTCCAACATGAATCCGTTGTGTGGCAGATGTAATCTAGTCGTATACCCCACGGAAAAAGTGAATTGTCTGGACAAGGTAAGAACATGAACAATCGCCTTACTTcgtactctttatttaaaaagaccCCTAACACTGCTACATGCTTTTGTACGTTTTCTGCACGCATTCTGCTCTGCTAAAATGACACCCTTCACGTATTTTTGTGAATGAATCGGAACACCCGAACAGGACAGGTATTTCGCTAGCAAGGCAAGCTAACGGCTAGCTTAACGTCTGGGAGGCGATGTCACAAGACCTGAGCGCGGACGTTAAACAAAATATCGTTTTGATAAtggaaaaatgtatcaaaactgaatttatatatttgtttcacCAAGACAAAGACTATTCAGGCTACGGTATTGATTCGCCCTAAAACCAGCGTCTCACCGTGCTTCCGACAGCCTGGTTTGGGCCTGGCTAGCACCACTGCTTTGAAGAAAACTGATGTTTAGCTAACGTCTCTAACCTCTAAACATGTATTCTATAGTTGTAGGATTAGCCTTTACAAATACTAAACGATTCATGACTTTCGAAGGAATAAAATAGCCCAATGTCGTGTGCAGCATGGACACATTTAGACATGTCTGTGTCCAATTCACCGGCTAATCCAAGTCAGGGATCATTAGAGGAGCCGCCTCGATTACTTTTCACTCAAAAGAAGATGCCTAATCTCAGTGAAGGTGCTAATCTCATCAATATGACCCATAGGGACTCTGTCCAGATCATTAGATCACATCTGAGCTACAATTTCAGTTAGGCTAACATTGATATATCACAGCTTGGTTCTGCCATTGGAGGGAAACATGACCATCCGTCCTGCATTTATTGAATGCTGTTGCTCTCAGTTACACTGCAACTTTGCAACAACATACATGTAACACACTCACTTTACTAGGTGGGTGGGGTCTATTGTTTGTCATATGAATAGcaatgtttatgtattttggCCAAAGCTGTGCTTGGGGCAAGTAGATCATTTGTCTAATGGACATCTGAATGGCTATTGAAAATCAATCCCTGTTGAGACTTGCTTATCTGACAAGGAAGGTAGGGAAAGAGCACCCAAAGCACATTATCTAAAGTAACATCACTTTTTGATTGAATGCAATATTTCTTTCTGCAAATATTTGTTCTTGAATGCACCATGAGTAATGTTTTCCCAAAGTGCTCTGGACTGGAATTGATTTATCTCAGAACCCCTCTCAATAAtccaacactttaaaaaaatacaagtcaTGTTAGCATTTTAGAAGGCTGGTGTTGATGATAACCAAATGGCCACAAGAACAGCCTGAATGTGCATTGGTATCTGGCCTGAAGCCGAGTGcattcctgcagacagacactcCCATAAAGCGTGCTCTTGTCAGGGGCCTGCTGTGTCGTCTCCCTTCCTGCTCTGAACCAATACAGGAGAGTAGCCCGCCGTCTGTCTTTGCTGCCATTCTGCATCAGTGCTCACCCTTTCAGATATGCCAACAAAATCAACCCTTCCCCATCACTGGCGCACACATTCAGAGATTACccttctctttttgtttaaagCAGACTAGGCCACATTGGCTGGGGTTTTTTCCATGTGCTAGGCTAGCCCAGGTGAAGGCAGAGGGGAGCGTTCTGCCGCTTCTTCCATTGGTATTCTCAGCCACCGATGAATGGGTACCTTTACCTGGCAGTGTTTCTTCTATAATATCCCCCTCTGTGGTGGAGAGCGTTTGAGCCACAGAGGCTTGTTTGTCTGTCAGCTGCATTCCACTATAGCAGGGCTGGGCCCAGCAGAAGAAGCGGGCAGCAGAGCACAtgtaaagacaggaagtgaattTTGGTTGAGCTGGTGACGGGTTTGCCTTGTTATTTGGCTTTCCTTAATATCTTAAGAGACTCTCGATAGTAAGGAGTTTTAAGCTGCACTATTTGGCTCAAGATTCAGGTTTGGTTAGTTTTTGAACTCCAGCCAATAAAGTGATAcagtagttgtttttttgttgtttttttaccagcACCTTAAATGCAACCCTTACACAGTAAAATGGTCATATTTAGGTTGATGTGCATTGTCAGGAGGATTGAAATGATTTGTATATGTGTCACAAGATGATCAGCCATTTCCCGCACTCAGGAAGTGTGTATTTTCAAGATAAATTGAGAGATCTGTGTTGAGTGGTTAAAGCTTAAAGCTGATCTCTCACTGAAACACTCGACTCtgctcaagtgtgtgtgtacttaccATCTCTATGAGCTGTCTGCCTATTGCATGTCTGAATCACACAGCCTGTTCCTACCTGCATGTTAAGAGAAACCGATTTATTCATATTGAACTGTGCTATTATACCATAAATTCTGAAGCTGTGAGACTATTTCCAGACTAACTACTATTTCACTGAACGTAGTGTTTTCAAAATCTATAAATAATGTGAGAAACTGACTTCTTCTGAAAGCTCATCCTTCAACAAATGTGAAGCCTAAACACATTTGCTTCTGGCTCTTGAATTCATGTTTTGGCTTTTGAATTTGTTACATGTCAAAACATCTTGACACGTTTTTATGCACACTATTGGAAAGATTTCTTCTGAGGCCAGACCTGTTTGCTACACAACAAAATATCTCCCACGTGGCACCAAGTCTCATAGATAAGAAGACACAGCCTCTATCAAAACAAACGCGTTTGTCAGTGGAGGAGAAGGTCTAAAGAAATATGGATGAATGGACAAAAGCCAGCTGGAGGTTATTTTCCTGATATCAGCACGTCAGCGGTGAAGGCCTTTTACaatgcagacagacaagaaCTATCACTGGGTTTTCATGATTCTGCTGTCTTGGTTTTCTTCACTTATGTTtaacaaacaatttaaataaagcaggtttttaaaaaaaagttttagtTTGTAGCAATAAAAGAGGGCTGCACTTCTTGGTTCACATGATCTCAAATGTTCAGACACAGTTGGCATTAACAAAAGTGTGTGTAGAAATCAGATTTCATACACCATTGGCTTCACATGCTGATGTATCTGACACACACTGTCATTCTGTACTCTAGCTTTCACAGTTACAATTcactgtcctttttttattatttagctAACAAATTGGTTGCTGTGTTATTTGGTGTCCGTGTGGGGTTTCTGGTAAAGATGTGTGCCCCAATTGTGCTGCTGCCTCTCAATCCCAGGAAATTGCTGCAAAAGAGGGTTAAAGGTCAGAAGAGGACAGTATGCGATTTGTGCAGCTCAGTACAGCACCAATTATTACATCATGCTTAGTCATGTGAAATAAAATCCTTAAAATGGGCTTATTAAAAATCTCATCGTTGAGTACTTCATATATTCCTTTCTAtttatatttcagtattttgcaAATACAGCTATTTTACAACCAGTATTCCTGTGTCAAATGGGGTTTTACCTTCTGCTGATCCAGTTGAAACTCATTTCCTTTGACTCCTGTTTTAGAGGAATTTGTCTGCCGCCTTGCCTATGTTTAGAGCTGATGCATGTCCTTAAGCCACAAGAGGTGAGGAATTCATCCAGCCACTACCAGCCACCTCCCTTCAATGACTCACAGTCACAAACACATATGACCATGTAGAAACCATCTCACGTGTTGACCCCACAGTGAGCAGCCACATACTTCTCCTTTGTGCGTTTTATCAGAAAAAGGAACTCGTTGACATGTTTTCCTAGACTAAAAAGCTGGCCTCTCTGTTGCTTTTTCTAAAGCAAATGCTtagaaggaaaaggaaatgtgatACTTTTTGCATTAACATGGCAATATGatagcagttttttttaatgaattcataaaGATGAATGATAACACACCAGAAGTGTTTTGAcagttattttttcttcttttacgAATGTTTTGTCTGTACGGCAGCAGGATGTATATTTTACTAAAGTGCACATCACAGATTGGAGTGGTTTGGAAAGTGTGTTAAGTGCATACTCCACTCTTTTCTAGTATGTCTGTTCAAATCACTGTCTGCCTGCCTACCCGCAACCAAGCCTTTGGCATGGGTAGAAACTAAAGGCATCAGGTAGGCTAATAATTGACCAGCGTGCTTTAATGAGTTAGTTTCCTCTATTAGCAGCACCAGCCAGATGTGGGTACTTTGTCTTCAGGCATGTACTGTCTTACGCAAGAATACATTtccacatatacacacacagtaagccGCTGTAATGCCTTAccgtgcatgtgtgtatgctgttcttttgaatttattttaaaataaacatctgaGTCAAAGAGCCATGAGAGCCTCCTTTAAACATTGGACCTAAGAGCCTCTTAAAGCATGAAACAAAGTGACTGAAGTGAATTGCTactgatttagaaaaaaaatagttattaaacattttcatgAAGGACCCTAGGGATGTCCTTCACTGCTATTAGGAGCTAAGTTCCTCTGATGCTTAATTTGGTGACTCAGATGCCTGGATCATGAAAATCCCCTTCACACGGTCTAAAGCTTCggtctttttttttccatctaaAATTATAACTATTGGGAAGGGGGCTTCAGATCAGTACGTCGTCTTCTTCttcaaaacaaagctttgtGTTGCTGTGCTCTAAAAGAGGGGAGAGATCTGGCTTGTTTAGATTACACACTAATCCTGACAAAGGAAGTGGCAACAACCCTGCATCATTTTAATGCCTTAAACCAGTCCCTTCATCTTATTAactgtccctctgtgtgtgtgatgtgt
The window above is part of the Eleginops maclovinus isolate JMC-PN-2008 ecotype Puerto Natales chromosome 16, JC_Emac_rtc_rv5, whole genome shotgun sequence genome. Proteins encoded here:
- the LOC134877499 gene encoding plexin domain-containing protein 1-like, whose translation is MCVSLVMLLLCLSQTELARVQQQTDNWYSVISQHRESTRGDSHPRRAQRSSSGHMRISRAVLGGGLTINILPDNTTRVVEDSGKYYTWRSFGPEDQHSQERWVDMRDVRHGQVRVHGILSNSYKQAVRVALSFDFPFYGHYLRQITIATGGFIFTGDITHRMLTATQYIAPLMANFDPSYATESTVQYLDNGEVFVVQWDRVRLLGKESGGAFTFQAALHKTGTITFSYRDIPLALDVIGSAEHPIKAGLSDAFMVTPVSPQSPDAKLQTIYEYHRVEIDTTKITSYSAVEFTPLPTCLQHDSCELCLSSNQTSGCSWCNVLQRCSDGMDRHRQEWLDYACSEESKNATCEDYSGFDRFTGSSITPEIEDVTSLTPLQKGCECEDETKHHIFKTGNDVRTDSSTKSDGLANTGVIAGIAAALVLLLAMILVALYINCHPRITLYLIQRRNNYWPSLKFQKQKPGYTEVEEEGHDKDSIVEARPC